From Arachis stenosperma cultivar V10309 chromosome 2, arast.V10309.gnm1.PFL2, whole genome shotgun sequence, one genomic window encodes:
- the LOC130962799 gene encoding uncharacterized protein LOC130962799, translating to MRNNDTTKKQTESIKEPTEDEKQTKVDEAKDQERFNKEAQDQHFHKFLEIFKKLEINIPLAEALEQIPLYSKFLKELINKKRSWLEKETVLLTEECSAVIQRGIPPKLKDPGSFVVSCTIGKIILNKALCDLGASINLMPLSMMRKLAIEELKPTRMSLVMADRSIKTPNGIVENLLVKVGEFIFPADFVILDTEEEGNDSIILGRPFLHTARAIIDVEKGEMIFRVHNKQMVINVFKSMQHIPEQEDYVRVDMIESLVEEMLEENFQEQEGNQGATEEQVAETFIEQDEKQDKKEEVRK from the exons ATGAGGAACAATGACACTACAAAGAAGCAAACAGAGAGCATCAAAGAACCAACAGAGGATGAGAAGCAAACAAAGGTAGATGAAGCCAAGGATCAAGAG AGGTTCAACAAGGAAGCTCAGGACCAACATTTTCATAAGTTTCTTGAGATTTttaagaagctggaaatcaatatTCCCTTGgctgaagcacttgagcaaattcCTCTGTATTCCAAGTTTTTGAAAGAACTTAttaacaagaaaagaagttggctTGAGAAGGAAACCGTATTACTCACCGAGGAATGTAGTGCTGTGATTCAACGGGGCATTCcaccaaaactcaaggatccgGGAAGCTTTGTAGTATCATGCACCATTGGCAAAATAATTCTCAACAAAGCTCTCTGTGACCTTGGTGCcagcatcaatttaatgcctCTTTCAATGATGAGAAAGCTTGCTatagaagagcttaaacccaccaggatgtcaTTAGTCATGGCTgacagatcaatcaagacaCCCAATGGAATTGTGGAGAATCTGTTGGTGAAGGTTGGGGAATTTATCTtcccagcagattttgtgattttggatacTGAAGAGGAAGGAAACGACTCAATCATtttgggaaggccatttctacACACAGCAAGGGCCATCATTGAtgtagaaaaaggagaaatgatctTCAGGGTCCATAATAAACAAATGGTCATAaatgttttcaagtcaatgcaaCACATTCCTGAGCAAGAGGACTACGTAAGAGTTGATATGATAGAGAGTTTGGTGGAAGAAATGCTGGAAGAAAATTTTCAGGAGCAAGAAGGAAATCAAGGGGCAACAGAAGAACAAGTAGCTGAGACCTTCATTGAGCAAGATGAAAAACAAgacaagaaggaagaagtacGAAAATAA